From Pseudonocardia autotrophica, one genomic window encodes:
- the dnaA gene encoding chromosomal replication initiator protein DnaA, with the protein MTDQPGDLGRVWNRVIADLSGSSAESGAPALSPQQRAFLRLTRPLGLLDGTALLAAPSEFAKDAIERILRRPISDALGRHLGVSVNLAVVVDASAASGGTEVPDPPGFGLARSGSAGDSARDTGVADRPARQLGEPAAVPTDESETGASVAAEPAVGEPAAEPVARNHPNPAEPAPVSPGGWAPQATQPDPPARDTGGGTAWPAYTAPQAGDPVAPRSQTRLNERYTFDTFVIGASNRFSHAAAVAVSEAPARAYNPLFIWGESGLGKTHLLHAVGHYAQRLFPGMRVRYVSTEEFTNDFINSLRDDRKVAFQRRYRDVDVLLVDDIQFLEGKEGTQEEFFHTFNTLHNANKQIVVSSDRPPKRLETLEDRMRTRFEWGLITDIQPPELETRIAILRKKAAQDRLAVPGEVLEFIAERIERNIRELEGALIRVTAFASLNRQAVDTQLAEIVLRDLIPDSAASEITAPTIMAVTAEFFGLTLDELSGPGKTKALAQARQIAMYLCRELTDLSLPRIGQTFGGRDHTTVMHADKKIRNEISLRRKTFEQVQELTARIKLRARH; encoded by the coding sequence ATGACCGACCAGCCGGGCGATCTCGGCCGTGTCTGGAACCGGGTCATCGCTGATCTGTCGGGTTCCTCGGCGGAATCCGGTGCTCCCGCCCTGTCCCCCCAGCAGCGCGCCTTCCTCCGGCTCACCCGGCCGCTCGGGCTGCTCGACGGCACCGCGTTGCTCGCCGCACCCTCCGAGTTCGCCAAGGACGCCATCGAGCGCATCCTGCGCCGGCCGATCAGTGACGCGCTGGGCAGGCATCTCGGGGTCTCGGTCAACCTGGCCGTCGTCGTCGACGCCTCCGCCGCCTCCGGTGGCACCGAGGTGCCCGACCCGCCCGGGTTCGGCCTCGCGCGGAGCGGATCGGCCGGGGACAGCGCCCGGGACACCGGTGTCGCGGACCGGCCGGCCCGGCAGCTCGGTGAGCCAGCCGCCGTACCCACCGACGAGTCGGAGACCGGCGCCTCCGTGGCCGCCGAGCCCGCCGTCGGTGAACCGGCCGCCGAGCCCGTCGCACGCAACCACCCGAATCCCGCTGAGCCGGCGCCGGTGTCGCCCGGCGGCTGGGCACCGCAGGCCACCCAGCCCGACCCACCGGCCCGGGACACCGGCGGTGGCACGGCATGGCCCGCCTATACCGCCCCGCAGGCGGGCGACCCGGTCGCGCCGCGCTCGCAGACCCGGCTCAACGAGCGGTACACCTTCGACACGTTCGTCATCGGCGCGTCGAACAGGTTCAGCCACGCGGCCGCGGTCGCGGTCTCGGAGGCGCCGGCGCGGGCGTACAACCCGTTGTTCATCTGGGGCGAGTCCGGGCTGGGCAAGACCCACCTGCTGCACGCCGTCGGGCACTACGCCCAGCGGCTGTTCCCGGGGATGCGGGTCCGGTACGTCAGTACCGAGGAGTTCACGAACGACTTCATCAACTCCCTGCGCGACGACCGCAAGGTCGCCTTCCAGCGTCGCTACCGCGACGTCGACGTCCTGCTGGTCGACGACATCCAGTTCCTGGAGGGCAAGGAGGGGACGCAGGAGGAGTTCTTCCACACCTTCAACACCCTCCACAACGCGAACAAGCAGATCGTCGTCTCCTCCGACCGGCCGCCGAAGCGCCTCGAGACGCTCGAGGACCGGATGCGCACCCGGTTCGAGTGGGGGCTGATCACCGACATCCAGCCGCCCGAGCTGGAGACGCGGATCGCGATCCTCCGCAAGAAGGCCGCGCAGGACCGGCTCGCCGTCCCCGGCGAGGTGCTGGAGTTCATCGCGGAGCGGATCGAGCGCAACATCCGTGAGCTCGAGGGCGCGCTGATCCGGGTCACGGCGTTCGCGTCGCTGAACCGGCAGGCCGTCGACACCCAGCTCGCCGAGATCGTGCTGCGCGACCTGATCCCGGACTCCGCGGCCTCGGAGATCACCGCGCCGACGATCATGGCGGTGACCGCCGAGTTCTTCGGCCTCACGCTCGACGAGCTGTCCGGCCCGGGCAAGACGAAGGCACTCGCGCAGGCCCGGCAGATCGCGATGTATCTGTGTCGCGAGCTGACCGACCTGTCGCTGCCCCGGATCGGGCAGACCTTCGGCGGCCGGGACCACACGACCGTCATGCACGCCGACAAGAAGATCCGCAACGAGATCTCGCTCCGGCGGAAGACCTTCGAACAGGTGCAGGAGCTGACCGCGCGGATCAAGCTGCGCGCCCGGCACTGA